Proteins encoded by one window of Tunturibacter psychrotolerans:
- a CDS encoding lysophospholipid acyltransferase family protein, which produces MFATFKLAFVYLTLGPIAGIIGIPYTLLVGDITRLYRVAMWITNAGARAAGIKIDIGGFENIPAGRSCIFMSNHVSNLDPPVTIPLLPGRSSVLLKKELMDIPILGRAMRMAKFVPVERGNRRDAAQASVAAAGDALRSGLHILVYPEGTRSLDGRLSTFKKGPFFLAQETKAPIVPVAVSGTQTMMRKGSNAIVPGVARIRLLPAIEPSDYATRDELMRAVRNAIAEALPPEMKPADYLTMAL; this is translated from the coding sequence ATGTTCGCGACCTTCAAGCTTGCCTTTGTCTATCTCACTCTTGGCCCGATCGCTGGGATCATCGGAATTCCTTACACGCTGTTGGTTGGAGACATTACGCGGCTCTACCGGGTTGCGATGTGGATCACCAATGCAGGAGCGCGAGCGGCTGGAATAAAGATCGATATCGGCGGATTTGAAAATATTCCAGCGGGTCGAAGCTGCATTTTTATGAGCAATCATGTCTCGAACCTTGATCCTCCGGTGACTATTCCGCTTCTGCCTGGGCGTAGCTCAGTGTTGTTGAAAAAGGAGTTGATGGATATCCCGATTCTGGGAAGGGCGATGCGAATGGCGAAGTTTGTGCCGGTGGAGCGGGGAAACCGCCGCGATGCTGCGCAGGCCAGCGTGGCGGCCGCGGGAGATGCGCTTCGGTCGGGCCTGCATATCCTGGTGTACCCGGAAGGAACGCGCTCGCTTGACGGCAGGCTTTCGACCTTCAAGAAGGGGCCGTTTTTTCTGGCGCAGGAGACGAAGGCGCCTATTGTTCCTGTCGCGGTCTCGGGCACGCAGACGATGATGCGAAAGGGAAGCAATGCGATTGTGCCGGGGGTGGCGCGGATTCGGCTGCTGCCTGCGATCGAGCCATCTGATTATGCGACGCGTGACGAGCTGATGCGGGCGGTCAGGAACGCTATCGCAGAGGCGCTACCGCCGGAGATGAAGCCGGCGGATTATTTGACGATGGCGTTGTAG
- a CDS encoding SPOR domain-containing protein produces the protein MNSRYQNDDDLQDLRDSRGQDREISLGTTTILGIFFALALLCAVFFGFGYSLGKRSTPPVVSAAELPAASSESSAPKPAPGSPATHAASTLPATPADDAASTTIVTDAPTTSSEATQPAPALTRVKAVAADFRTDPPTRPATLKPAAVASTPATPGAAIVQVAAVSHQEDADVLIKALKHRGYNVAVHHEPQDKLLHVQIGPFPIKKDADAMKQRLQTDGYNAIVK, from the coding sequence TTGAACAGCCGCTACCAGAACGACGACGACTTGCAGGATCTTCGCGACTCTCGCGGACAGGACCGTGAGATCTCGCTTGGCACCACCACCATCCTTGGCATCTTCTTCGCGCTGGCTCTGCTCTGCGCGGTCTTCTTTGGCTTCGGATACTCCCTCGGCAAGCGTTCGACCCCGCCTGTCGTCAGCGCAGCAGAACTCCCCGCCGCAAGTTCAGAGTCCAGCGCCCCCAAACCCGCGCCCGGCAGCCCAGCGACTCACGCCGCATCCACTCTGCCTGCAACACCGGCCGATGACGCAGCCTCAACCACGATCGTCACGGACGCTCCGACAACATCCTCAGAAGCAACCCAGCCCGCTCCCGCCCTCACCCGGGTCAAAGCCGTCGCCGCAGACTTTCGTACTGATCCTCCCACCAGGCCTGCCACCCTCAAGCCCGCAGCAGTCGCCTCCACCCCCGCCACGCCGGGAGCAGCTATCGTCCAGGTAGCCGCCGTCTCACACCAGGAAGACGCCGACGTCCTCATCAAGGCTCTGAAGCACCGAGGTTACAACGTAGCCGTCCATCATGAGCCGCAGGACAAGCTGCTCCACGTCCAGATCGGGCCCTTTCCCATCAAGAAAGATGCAGACGCCATGAAGCAGCGACTTCAGACGGACGGCTACAACGCCATCGTCAAATAA
- the mpl gene encoding UDP-N-acetylmuramate:L-alanyl-gamma-D-glutamyl-meso-diaminopimelate ligase: MQNFKHIHLIGICGTAMASLAGMLQLQGHRVTGSDTAAYPPMSDLLASLGIPIHEPFAESNLKPRPDLVVVGNAISRGNVELEYVLDTRIPFCSMAAILHDEFLPGRESLVVAGTHGKTTTTSMLAWIYEVASRQNPELAPSFLIGGVAENFGTSFKVRSTKPFLLEGDEYDTAFFDKGPKFLHYFPDALILTHVEFDHADIYADLPAVKTAFKRLVNLVPGRGRIVAFDGSENVSECVEKAFCAVERYGFDPLSHWRLTDLRHEGALTRWTVTRAGVAFADLSLPMAGAHNALNATAAAALAAGQGVSTEAIVEALGTFKSVKRRLEVRSTVGGVTIIDDFAHHPTAIRETLRALRESYPNQRLWAVLEPRSNTLRRNVFESDLVDSLALADRVVLASVFKSENIPANERLHPENVVSALNARGVPASLLADADAIVEAVVPQLHEGDVVAILSNGGFGNIYGKLPKAIAGRTSRA, translated from the coding sequence ATGCAAAATTTCAAACATATTCATTTAATCGGTATCTGTGGGACTGCGATGGCGTCGCTCGCCGGGATGCTGCAACTTCAGGGGCATCGTGTGACTGGCTCCGATACGGCAGCCTATCCTCCAATGAGCGATCTGCTTGCGTCGCTCGGCATTCCGATTCATGAGCCCTTTGCAGAGAGCAATCTGAAGCCGAGGCCGGACCTGGTTGTGGTTGGGAACGCGATCTCGCGCGGTAATGTTGAGCTTGAATATGTCTTGGATACGCGGATTCCATTCTGCTCGATGGCTGCGATTTTGCATGATGAGTTTTTGCCCGGGCGGGAATCGCTGGTGGTTGCCGGAACGCATGGTAAGACAACCACTACGAGCATGTTGGCCTGGATCTACGAGGTTGCATCGCGGCAAAACCCTGAGCTGGCACCGTCGTTTTTGATCGGCGGGGTCGCGGAAAACTTTGGCACCAGCTTCAAGGTGCGTTCTACGAAGCCTTTTCTGCTGGAAGGCGATGAGTACGATACCGCGTTCTTCGATAAGGGGCCAAAGTTTCTTCACTATTTTCCGGATGCTCTGATTTTGACGCATGTGGAGTTCGATCACGCGGATATCTATGCCGACCTTCCGGCGGTGAAGACTGCTTTCAAGCGGCTGGTGAATCTTGTGCCGGGGCGGGGGCGGATCGTTGCGTTTGATGGCAGCGAGAACGTGAGCGAGTGTGTCGAGAAAGCCTTCTGTGCGGTTGAGCGATATGGCTTCGATCCTTTGTCACACTGGCGGCTTACGGACCTGCGGCATGAGGGAGCCTTGACACGCTGGACGGTGACGCGTGCGGGTGTTGCGTTTGCTGATTTGAGCCTGCCGATGGCGGGTGCGCATAATGCGCTGAATGCTACTGCTGCTGCGGCCCTGGCGGCGGGGCAGGGCGTTTCGACGGAGGCCATTGTCGAGGCGTTGGGAACGTTCAAGAGTGTGAAGCGCCGGCTCGAGGTTCGCTCCACTGTCGGCGGCGTAACGATTATTGATGATTTTGCGCACCATCCCACGGCGATTCGTGAGACGCTGCGGGCGCTGCGTGAGTCTTATCCGAATCAACGGCTTTGGGCGGTGCTGGAGCCGCGATCGAATACGTTGCGACGGAATGTGTTTGAGAGCGACCTGGTGGACAGTCTGGCGCTGGCAGATCGCGTTGTGCTCGCCTCTGTCTTCAAATCCGAGAACATTCCGGCGAATGAGCGATTGCACCCTGAAAACGTGGTTAGTGCTTTGAATGCCCGGGGCGTGCCTGCAAGTTTGTTAGCCGATGCGGATGCGATCGTCGAAGCAGTTGTGCCTCAGTTGCACGAGGGCGACGTTGTTGCGATCCTCTCGAATGGCGGGTTTGGAAATATCTACGGGAAGCTGCCGAAGGCGATTGCGGGTCGGACGTCGAGGGCGTAA
- a CDS encoding S66 peptidase family protein, with protein sequence MTSPLIKPHALRPGATLAILSPASATKPELVERGVAHLQRLGYETLLGSHALDSGPLYYAGKLEDRLHDFHAAFADPKVDGIICTRGGWGSGELLPYLDATLIRSNPKPFIGYSDHTSLHCWLHREANLATFYGPMAAADFSRDDGPDLPSWQHSLTGDSAWSLGTAEGLRVLRAGHAEGLVTGGCLSIFAEALGTPFAPRIEKDSILFLEDIGTKPYQWDRMLLHLRYAGVLEKVTGIVFGDMGQNVSPEEAEYLERAILHALREFDGPVGIGLRCGHVSTYNVTLPLGVSARLDLTEAGNPQMHLLEAAVSG encoded by the coding sequence GTGACATCGCCACTCATCAAGCCTCACGCATTGCGTCCGGGAGCGACTCTTGCGATTTTGTCACCGGCCAGTGCGACCAAGCCGGAGCTGGTCGAACGCGGCGTGGCGCATCTCCAGCGACTTGGGTATGAGACCTTGCTTGGATCGCATGCACTGGATAGCGGGCCGCTCTACTATGCGGGCAAGCTGGAAGATCGTCTGCACGACTTTCATGCGGCATTCGCGGATCCAAAGGTTGATGGGATCATCTGCACGCGTGGCGGCTGGGGCTCGGGGGAGCTGCTTCCTTATCTTGACGCGACCTTGATTCGTTCGAATCCTAAGCCGTTTATCGGATACAGCGACCATACCTCGCTTCATTGCTGGCTTCACAGGGAAGCTAATCTTGCTACTTTTTATGGCCCGATGGCGGCGGCCGATTTCTCGCGCGACGATGGCCCGGATTTGCCAAGTTGGCAGCATAGCCTGACAGGCGATTCCGCGTGGTCGCTCGGGACGGCGGAGGGGCTTCGTGTGCTGCGGGCGGGGCACGCGGAGGGTTTGGTGACGGGGGGATGTCTTTCGATCTTCGCGGAAGCGCTGGGCACTCCGTTTGCGCCGCGTATCGAGAAGGACAGCATTCTTTTTCTCGAAGATATTGGGACCAAGCCGTACCAATGGGATCGGATGCTGCTGCATCTTCGCTATGCAGGGGTTCTCGAGAAAGTGACGGGGATTGTCTTTGGGGATATGGGGCAAAATGTTTCGCCTGAAGAGGCGGAGTATCTCGAGCGAGCGATTCTTCATGCGCTTCGTGAGTTTGACGGCCCGGTCGGTATAGGCCTGCGGTGTGGGCATGTAAGCACGTACAACGTCACGCTGCCGCTTGGTGTGTCTGCGCGACTGGATTTGACCGAGGCTGGGAATCCGCAGATGCACCTTCTCGAAGCAGCCGTGAGCGGTTAG
- a CDS encoding slipin family protein, translating into MMSLPLLFAIVIVVLYLANSLNILKEYERGVIFRLGRVKQAAAGPGLIWIFRPLDQIVRVSLRQEAMEVPPQDVITRDNVTLKVNAVITLRVVDPTKAVIEVANYIYQTSQFAQTTLRSVLGEVDLDGLLAHREALNIRIQTIIDGHTAPFGVKVVSVEVKQVDMPESMLRAMAKQAEAERERRAKIIHAEGEFNAAAKLVEAAQLMATQPMTLQLRYLQTLTEIGVEKNTTIVFPLPMELMNLFNKTMTPDPALEKKV; encoded by the coding sequence ATGATGTCTCTCCCGCTCCTCTTTGCCATCGTCATCGTCGTTCTCTACCTGGCCAACTCCCTCAACATCCTCAAAGAGTACGAACGAGGCGTCATCTTTCGCCTCGGCCGGGTCAAGCAGGCAGCCGCCGGACCGGGTCTCATCTGGATCTTCCGTCCCCTCGATCAGATCGTCCGCGTTAGCCTCAGACAAGAGGCGATGGAGGTTCCCCCGCAGGACGTCATCACCCGCGACAACGTCACCCTCAAGGTCAACGCGGTCATCACCCTGCGCGTCGTTGACCCCACCAAAGCCGTCATCGAGGTAGCCAACTACATCTACCAAACCTCGCAGTTCGCGCAAACCACCCTGCGCTCGGTACTCGGCGAAGTCGACCTCGACGGCCTTCTCGCCCACCGTGAAGCCCTGAACATCCGCATCCAGACCATCATCGACGGCCACACCGCTCCCTTCGGCGTAAAAGTCGTTTCCGTTGAGGTCAAACAGGTAGACATGCCCGAGTCCATGCTCCGCGCCATGGCCAAGCAGGCCGAAGCCGAACGCGAACGCAGGGCGAAGATCATCCATGCCGAAGGCGAGTTCAACGCCGCTGCGAAGCTCGTTGAAGCCGCACAGCTCATGGCTACGCAGCCTATGACCCTGCAGCTCCGCTACCTCCAGACCCTGACCGAGATAGGTGTCGAGAAAAATACCACCATCGTCTTTCCCCTTCCAATGGAGCTGATGAACCTGTTCAATAAGACAATGACGCCCGACCCGGCGCTGGAGAAGAAGGTCTGA
- a CDS encoding outer membrane beta-barrel protein, protein MILNVSPQSCVRSVLFCLLLTLAGSTAKAQATQQNSGLDRQLQRLDIGVVASAIINKDSNGTVVINTVPTAVNLHPGDTVGPLVTIRYTVSPYVGFEFNYAYARYTQTFTPFGATPVGGVQQNASEYSFGYVVHPKRQFHGVNPFIGVGAGTTAFRPTPGGGEGLQSQARATYYYNVGGDYMLNKHFGARAEFRETFFKAPDFETNYLTIQKQTTEFQPGFGFFYRF, encoded by the coding sequence TTGATTTTGAATGTGTCGCCCCAGTCCTGTGTTCGGAGTGTTTTATTTTGCCTGCTGCTTACCCTGGCAGGATCAACCGCCAAAGCTCAGGCCACCCAACAAAACTCGGGTCTGGACCGTCAACTCCAGCGTCTCGACATCGGAGTAGTCGCCTCCGCGATCATCAACAAAGACTCCAACGGAACCGTCGTCATCAACACTGTTCCGACCGCGGTCAACCTCCATCCCGGAGACACCGTGGGTCCGCTTGTCACGATTCGTTACACAGTCTCCCCCTACGTCGGCTTCGAGTTCAACTACGCCTACGCCCGCTACACGCAGACCTTCACTCCCTTCGGTGCTACGCCGGTAGGAGGAGTTCAGCAAAACGCATCCGAATACAGCTTTGGATACGTCGTTCACCCCAAGCGTCAGTTCCACGGCGTCAATCCCTTCATCGGTGTCGGCGCCGGTACAACTGCCTTCCGCCCCACACCCGGCGGCGGTGAAGGCTTGCAGTCGCAAGCCCGCGCCACCTACTACTACAACGTTGGCGGCGACTACATGCTGAACAAGCACTTCGGCGCACGCGCTGAGTTCCGTGAAACGTTCTTCAAGGCTCCCGACTTCGAGACCAACTACCTGACCATCCAGAAGCAGACAACCGAGTTCCAGCCTGGGTTCGGCTTTTTCTACCGCTTCTAG
- a CDS encoding NfeD family protein, with the protein MTRLTRFALTLLMAICCALPATLSAVSDAPGIVVKLTIHDTIQPITADYLQRGLHEAARIHAQAVLISMGTPGGLLESTRVMVQAIENSPVPVIMFISPTGSRAGSAGFFLLESADIAAMAPGTNAGAAHPIVEGTKLDPILKQKIENDAAAFLRSYTSRRGRNVEAAEDAVRNSKSYSDEEALKLKLIDLVSLDDDSLLKALDGREIHRFDGSTQTLHLKGATIVTTAPSQRERLLSKLTNPDIAVLLLVLGGLLIYLEFNVPGTVVPGSIGTLFVLLGLFGLNLLPVRHTAIVLLIAAAVMMLLEAKVGSHGVLAIAGIASLIFGLATLVDGPIPELRVHLATALGAGLGFGTISFGLAWIALRARRSKVLTGPQAMIGGIAVVRTPLCPTGQVEIRGELWQASLRGPESLAVGSLVSVRDLDGLVLVVEPAQKPV; encoded by the coding sequence ATGACTCGCCTCACCAGATTCGCCCTCACCCTGCTGATGGCGATCTGCTGTGCTCTTCCAGCAACGCTTTCCGCCGTATCTGACGCTCCCGGCATCGTCGTCAAACTCACGATCCACGACACCATCCAGCCCATCACCGCAGACTATCTTCAGCGCGGCCTCCACGAAGCCGCCCGCATCCACGCCCAGGCAGTCCTGATCTCCATGGGCACCCCCGGTGGTCTGCTCGAGTCCACTCGGGTCATGGTTCAGGCAATCGAGAACTCGCCCGTCCCAGTCATCATGTTCATCTCCCCAACGGGCAGCAGAGCAGGCTCCGCGGGCTTCTTCCTCCTTGAATCAGCCGACATCGCCGCCATGGCCCCAGGGACCAACGCGGGCGCCGCCCACCCCATCGTCGAAGGCACCAAGCTCGATCCCATCCTCAAACAGAAGATCGAAAACGACGCCGCAGCCTTCCTGCGCTCCTATACCTCACGCCGTGGCCGCAACGTCGAAGCCGCCGAAGACGCCGTCCGCAACTCGAAGTCTTACAGTGACGAAGAGGCTCTTAAACTAAAGCTCATCGACCTTGTCTCACTCGACGACGACTCCCTGCTAAAGGCTCTCGACGGCCGCGAGATCCATCGCTTCGACGGAAGCACCCAGACCCTGCATCTCAAGGGAGCGACAATCGTCACCACCGCTCCCTCCCAGCGCGAACGCCTGCTCAGCAAACTCACCAACCCCGACATCGCCGTCCTCCTGCTCGTCCTCGGCGGCCTGCTCATCTACCTCGAGTTCAACGTTCCCGGTACGGTCGTCCCCGGCTCCATTGGCACACTCTTCGTTCTCCTCGGTCTCTTCGGCCTAAATCTCCTGCCCGTCCGCCATACAGCGATCGTTCTACTGATCGCAGCCGCCGTCATGATGCTCCTTGAAGCAAAGGTCGGCAGTCACGGCGTCCTCGCAATCGCAGGCATCGCATCACTCATCTTCGGCCTGGCCACACTGGTCGACGGTCCCATCCCCGAACTTCGCGTACATCTCGCGACAGCCCTGGGCGCAGGCCTGGGCTTCGGCACCATCTCTTTCGGTCTCGCCTGGATAGCCCTCCGCGCCCGCCGCAGCAAGGTTCTTACCGGCCCGCAAGCCATGATCGGCGGTATTGCCGTCGTCCGCACCCCGCTCTGCCCCACCGGCCAGGTGGAGATCCGCGGCGAGCTCTGGCAGGCGTCCCTGCGCGGGCCGGAATCACTCGCGGTCGGCTCTTTAGTCTCCGTCCGCGATCTGGATGGCCTCGTTCTCGTCGTAGAACCCGCGCAAAAGCCGGTTTGA